Part of the Prunus dulcis chromosome 8, ALMONDv2, whole genome shotgun sequence genome is shown below.
ctctatttctttttttcttcttctttttttttttttttttttctatgacACCTGAAAATGTTACCCAAATCGTACTAGCATCTTATGTTTTCATGTTTAGTTAAGCCCAGATCTTTTCtgacccaaagaaaaaagttgataataattttcaaatggagaagttatataaattttaaaaaaaatctttaactGATAATTCTGTTACAAACTCAGTTTGAATCTAGtgatatttatctttttaatgTTGACGGAGGATCTCTAAAAGTCGAATCACACCTCCCCTATTGATTAGAATAATATAATCCTATCATTTTTGTTCACTCATataattttcttaataaattagaatatggattttattaaagaaatttCCTTTGTTGTCCTCAAGTACTTTTGGATATGCGTACAAAGAAATAAGTAAGTAATCCATTGTGAAAGAAATGAACTAAAACCCTTTATAACTATTATTAAAATTAGGGTTTGGCTCCATTTTTAATATGATTATAAAGACAATTTTACTCGGATAAATATTGTGTTATAATATTTAGAAGTAATTCTGAAAATCAATAATCACTTTAAGTAGTATTAAGTAATTTTATGACGAAACACACATAAGGTGCTTCTTTCCATAATCGATTAAAATCgctaaaaataattatagagagaagttcatttaaaaaatgaaaaaacgtCATGGGCATTATTGGAATTTCACCGCCCATTAACTGTATTTTCCCATGCAAGCTATTTTACGCGcaaacaaacccaaccaaCAGTAAGGCCTTAACTAAGCAACAGGCCCACATTTGACCAACGACCACTTGGACACACCAAGTCAAAACGACAACGTCACCTTCGTCTTCAAAAACACCTCCCAAGTTGCACTTTCTTCCAAAACTCAAAGCTCTCTGTGACTCTCTGAGCTCTGAGCAGCAAAAGACCAACCAGCGAACTTCAGAAAATGGTGAGGGACGAACTGTACATAACCGTACCGAACCTCTTCCGGTGCCCAATCTCAATGGACGTGATGAGGTCTCCCGTAAGCCTCAGCACCGGCGTCACATACGAGCGCACCAGCATCCAGCACTGGCTCGAATCCGGCCACGACACCTGTCCCGCCACCATGCAAATCCTCCAGTCCAAGGACTTCGTCCCCAACCTCACTCTCCGCCGTCTGATCAACCTCTGGGCCCAATCCCACGGCCCCGCCTCGCCGGCCTCACCTCCTTCTCTCTCATCCCAACAGCTCACCTCCCTCGTCCAGTATCTCGAAACGGAGAACGAGAAATTCAACCAGAGTCTACTCCACTCGTTGTCGAAGATGGTCGATTTCGCGAAAGCCGGTGACGAGAACCGGAAGTTTTTGGCGAATTTCAACGGTTTCGTTCCCGCCATTGTTGGGGTTCTGAACAGAGAAGGCGTCGAAATCGAGGTTCTCGAATCGgtaattagggttttggatttgataTTGCCTCAAAATGGAGTCAAAGAACAATTGCGCCAATTGCTTACGAAAAGCAACCGAAATTGCCTCTCTTCGATTCGATTGCTGTTGCAGAAAGGCAGCCTGAGCTCGAAGATCGAATCCGCCAGGGTTCTGGATTCGATCGCGCTCGAGGCCGAGTCGAAACGATTAATCGCAGAGAAAGAAGGCTTATTGTCCGTACTAAACGATCTATTGAGCTCAGAAACCGATCAGAACCTACACGGCGTCGTTTTCTCATGCTTAGCATCCGTGTCAGTGACTCGTACAGTTAAAGCGGAACTCGTCCGGTTCGGACTCGTCCGAGTCATCACAACAACGCTCTTAAACCCCGACACTACCATCTGGCTAGCGGAAAAGTGTTTAAAGCTTTTGTCCACGATTGCCACGTGTGCGGAGGGCCGGTCCGCGATAAGCGAGGAGGAGAAATGCGCAGCCGCAGTGGCGGAGAGGCTGATGAAGGTGTCACGGTCGGCGACGGAGGACGGCTTGGCGGTGTTGTGGAGTGTGTGTTGCATGTTGGGGGATAAGAGGGCTAGAGAGAGTGTGATGAGGAGCAATGGGGCGGCAAAGGTGTTGTTGGTGATGCAAAGTGGATATGGGGAGGGGAATTTTGTGAGGAGGATGTGTGGGGATTTGATTAAAGTTTTGAGTGTtgggttggggttggggttgaGCTACGACACCAAAACTTTACATATCATGCCTTGTTGAAAATGTTGTTGATTGTATTGTATTGGGAACTTTTACTTGATGATTTGGATCATTTTTTCGGATTGTGGATTGGATGGGAAAATTAATACAAGAAAAGGGaaattctttttgttcttttgtttaaatCTTTCATCTGCTTTTTTTGTCATTGATGTTGGGAAAATGAGATCATGTTCTATGATTGCTAGTTTTTTGGGGGATTGTGAATGTGCAATGAGTTGATTTAGATGGCTTCTATCTAGTTGTAAAGGAGCAAAGTTGGCAAGTGGCAAATGATTTAACAGAAACTTACAAGTGCTACAAACAATCGAAGGATAAAGACATTTTGTTAATCTCATATCAATGTCCacttctttcctttctttttctgtttcagAAAGTTTTTTCATGATGAATTGggttccttttttaaaaaaattcaaaatttttttgttgaggaAATGATCATATTGGATTCAATCACTAGAACAAGAATCTGAAAAAGGAAGACTAATAAAGATTTAGGACAAGAATCCTTGTTTGTATTTCGGGTTCTCAAGGAGTAATTATGGAATACTACGATAATATGACAATGTGGTAAATTTTGTACAGGtgttttaataatttgtgAGATATGTTTACCAAAAATCGAGTAGGGCGAATAAATAGTGCTTTGCTTCTTTTCTGGGGTGAgctaaaaagataaaaattaaaaaagcatTTTGTTagatgaaatttcaatttctttccgTCACACACTTGATTTCTGGAAAATGTTGTTTCAATGGTGGAAGAATTAGGTACACGTATCAGGACCCAAATTTCAAACACCAGCAGTCATGGTAAACAAAATACGACCATTACAGGTTTTGAATTGTTCAACAGAAATAAACTGCACGGCACCCTTTGTTCAACAAGTTTGACCTTATTTTCGTCTTACttagaaaactaaaacaaattgaagttgaagttgaatCTCACCATCCAGAGTCAACCATCACCAAAgacatttttcttcttggaaAACAGGAACTAATTTCTGGTCTCCACTCTCTTTGGagacttttaatttaaaagactTGGAATTTTGACTTGGTGGAATGGAAATATTTCCCACTTCCTTTGATTGAGGCCTTGAAGTTGATAAATGCAAGATACATACTTCGCTATCTtgcaaattcaaattatatgAGAAAAATAAGCCTCTccaaagaacaagaaaaaactTCAACCAATGTCTGCaacttttctatttcttcttccatttaCTATATTCTCTATTTTTGCGGCCGCTCAACCAGGAACTTCCAACATTAGCTTGGGCTCTTCTCTCTATCCCAATAACTCACAATGGTTATCGAATTCAGGCCAGTTTGCCTTCGGCTTCTACAGAGAAGGCAATGACTTGGCCATAGGCATATGGTTTGAGAAAATCCAGCCACAAACAATCATATGGACAGCAAACCGGGATGTCAAGTTGCCAAGCTCCGAAGATGTTAAATTGCATTTGAGTGGTGAAGGAATTAGTGTCATCTTACAAGATAAACAAGGCTTATCACCACTCATTTCAAATATTACTGAGTCTGTTGCATGGGCTTCCATGCTTGATTCTGGTAACTTTGTCCTCTACAACTCAAATGCAAAGATCATTTGGCAGAGTTTTGATGCTCCAACGGATACCATCTTATCTGGTCAGCGTCTGTTGGCTGGGAGGAATCTTGTCTCTAGCATCTCTGCCACGAATCACGCGACGGGAAGGTTTCAACTTTCCATGCAGCATGATGGGAACCTGGTGCTGTACCCAGTGAATCCAATTTCAACAACAGGTCAGTATGCTTACTGGATTACTGGGACATATACAGCTGGGGACAAAGTGTCTCTAAACCTTGATCACAATGGACAGCTATATCTTCTCAATTCCACTGGTTTCTATATACAGAATATTACTAATCAGACACAGCTGTCTGACAACCATGTATACCGTCTAACGATTGACTCTGATGGAATACTTCGGTTGTATTCCCATAGTTTGACTCAGAATGATTCATGGTCAATTGAGTATTCATCATC
Proteins encoded:
- the LOC117636853 gene encoding U-box domain-containing protein 28-like, translating into MVRDELYITVPNLFRCPISMDVMRSPVSLSTGVTYERTSIQHWLESGHDTCPATMQILQSKDFVPNLTLRRLINLWAQSHGPASPASPPSLSSQQLTSLVQYLETENEKFNQSLLHSLSKMVDFAKAGDENRKFLANFNGFVPAIVGVLNREGVEIEVLESVIRVLDLILPQNGVKEQLRQLLTKSNRNCLSSIRLLLQKGSLSSKIESARVLDSIALEAESKRLIAEKEGLLSVLNDLLSSETDQNLHGVVFSCLASVSVTRTVKAELVRFGLVRVITTTLLNPDTTIWLAEKCLKLLSTIATCAEGRSAISEEEKCAAAVAERLMKVSRSATEDGLAVLWSVCCMLGDKRARESVMRSNGAAKVLLVMQSGYGEGNFVRRMCGDLIKVLSVGLGLGLSYDTKTLHIMPC